A genomic stretch from Lathyrus oleraceus cultivar Zhongwan6 chromosome 2, CAAS_Psat_ZW6_1.0, whole genome shotgun sequence includes:
- the LOC127122816 gene encoding uncharacterized mitochondrial protein AtMg00810-like: MTGEPKFFRGIKINQCKEGVHVHQTKYTKEVLKKLKLDDFKIIHTHMHPTCNMSKKENITKSDLREKHLTFVKRIFRYMKGTTTLGLLYKKSLDYKLVGFCGTDNAGDKIERKSTSESCQFIGENLISWASKRQATIALSTKA, encoded by the exons ATGACGGGAGAGCCGAAGTTCTTTCGTGGTattaaaatcaatcaatgcaaAGAGGGAGTCCATGTTCATCAGACTAAGTATACAAAGGAGGTTCTGAAGAAGTTAAAGCTTGATGATTTCAAGATCATACACACTCATATGCATCCAACCTGCAACATGAGCAAAAAGGAAAACATCACCAAG TCAGATCTTAGAGAGAAACACTTAACTTTTGTTAAGAGGATCTTTAGGTATATGAAGGGAACAACCACTCTAGGGTTGCTTTATAAGAAATCCCTAGACTATAAGCTAGTTGGATTTTGTGGTACTGACAATGCTGGGgataaaattgaaagaaaatcCACTAGTGAAAGTTGTCAATTCATAGGTGAAAACCTAATATCTTGGGCTAGTAAAAGACAAGCAACAATTGCGCTGTCTACAAAAGCATAA